Within Lolium rigidum isolate FL_2022 chromosome 5, APGP_CSIRO_Lrig_0.1, whole genome shotgun sequence, the genomic segment tttatttgaaaaGAGTGAGTGATTTGAAATACAAGAACAAGCAAAAAAAAATACGGATTTGCTACGTCTTAGTCGACTGAAAATTTCTTAAATCGTAGTGATCCACAACAAAATGtttcagttgcacttttctagatAAAAAATGCAACTAGACCAAGTTACACTTTTTTATTTGACTGAAACTTAAGAAAATCTTGCTCGGCTAAGACATAGACAAACCCAACCCAAAATAtaggaaaaaatatataaaaaccaaaaaaatatgctagttgcacatttctttaatTAGAAAAGTGTAACTCGTATCAATAGTctgctagttgcacatttcttagggaaaagtgcaactcaaaatgAACATTTCTTATGAAAAGTGTAACTCACATCAAATATATGATGCTAGTTGCACAATTCTTgaggaaaagtgcaactcaaaataaaataaaaaacagatcgagttgcacatttcttatgAAAAGTGCAACTCACATCAAATATAGGGTGTTAGTTGTATATTTCTTGAAAAAAACTGCAACTCAAAATGAAAAAGCAGATGGAGTTGCATATTTCTTATGAAAAGTGAAATTCGCATCAAATATAGGCTgctagttgcatatttcttgagaaaaagtgcaactcatattgAAAAGTTACATATTGTTGGAGAAAAGTGCATCTCACATAGAAAACTTCTAGTTACACAATTCTTTAGAAAAAATGTAACTCGTATCAATAAATAGTTACGAGTTGCATATTTCTCgagaaaaagtgcaactcatattgAAACCGGATACGGTTTCATATTTCTTTTGAAGAAGTGCAATTCATGAATATAGCTTGCTAGTTGCGtatttcttgagaaaagtgcaactagtgTCTAATTTTTTTTGCTAGTTACACATATCCTCTCCATCAAATAAAAGTGGATGTTGATCaacaattttgaaaaaaaatggcTCGACAAGATaataaattagaaaaaaaatactTGTACTTTTGTCGACAAAAAGAGCAATCTATTTAGATggcaaaaaatgaaaaataaaaataatgagGTATTTGCACATTTTTTTAAAGCTGACCACagaaatgaaacaaaaaaatatACAAATAACAGAAAGAAGGCAAAAGAAAATGAAATCAGCACAAATGCCCTCTCATTTGTTCTTTGTAGTAAATGGAAACAGAGCTCAAAATATAAGAAGTTACCGTAGACATTGAAGCTAACGTGAATAGGTTATCCTAGTGGCTGAGGTGTCGCACCCCTTTCCACAGGTCATGAGTTCGACTCTGCACCTCGCTCCTCGTGTGTAATAATTTTTCTGCCCGTTCGCGAACTGTGCACGAATCTTGAAGATTGATCCAACGGTTGTCAAGGTCGACTGAGAAATAAGGAAATCTCAGTCGCCTGAGATTTAGCAAAACCGTAAATATAGTACATATGACATGGCTTAGAATCGTCTTCTTCTGAACAACGATCTCTTTCAGCTCCCAAGTGGCAGCTACCAATATAGAATTGTAGCTGGTCAAAAAAGAAACTTCTATTGAGTTTGTCTACCTTTGTAGCATTGCTTCCATACCTTACGAATATTATGAGTTTACGTGATTGATTGACAAAAAGGAAGAGTATTTAGGGCATTTTTAGTGGAGACGGGAGGGCAGGAGACGGGATCTTTGTCAAATCGAACAAGGAATCATACTGTTGAAGCAAGATGGCAGCAGGATGGAGTTCGCTCCACGCCACATCGCCGGCTGCTGCTTCCTATAAATTCCCCGCCTTTTCCGTCTCCACTCCACTCATCAACCCCATTCCATCTCTCCTTCTGGAAACTGTACCGCGCGCCTCCCTCACTGGTCGCTGCTCGATCAACTTAGCTAGAGTACTTCTGTAATGGAGATGCGAGCAGGGGAGGCGCCGAGGCAGCTGCTGCCGCCGGGGTTCCGGTtccaccccaccgacgtggaggtggtgctgcaGTACCTCCGCCGCAAGGCCCTCTCGCGGCCGCTCCCCGCCGCCGTCATCCCCGTCGTCGACGCTGCGGCCTTGCCCGACCCATGGGACCTCCCTGGTGCGTGCCGGCGCGCGCGCCCAGACACGTTCTTGCACGCAAGCATGAATGTTCTCGGATGGAAATTAATCATTTTTCGTTGCATTTCGGTTGATTGTTGCAGGCGCGAGCGAAGGGGAGGCGGCGTACTTCTTCAGCCTGCGGCAGGCGCCGACGGGcgccggcggcggacggcggaggaGAGCGGCCAGTGGGTACTGGAAGGCCACGGGGAAGGAGAAGCCGGTGCTCGTGCAGCTGAAAGGCCCGTCCGGGTCCGGCAGTGGCAAGCAGGTGCTCGTCGGCGTTAAGACGGCGCTCGCCTTCCACCGTGGAAAGGCGCGGTCCTCACGGACAGAGTGGGTCATGCACgagtaccgcctcgccggcgtGGCCGCGGACCAGAAGCAGAGTGGCAATGGCTCCCAGGGTTGCGAATGGGTCGTGTGCCGGGTCTCTCTCAAGAGCAGAGCAAGGAGGCCAGCATCAGCCGGGGATGCTGAGACGACCGCTGCCGTGCACCTGCAAGATGATGCTCGCGATCACCACCAgcagtcgtcgccgtcgtcgagctgCGTCACGGACACCTGTCATGCTTCAGATCACCAAGACGAAGTCAGCAGCCGCACTAGCCAGTAGCACCATCAGCGTTGCCACTCCGGCCGCATGCCTCGGCGAAGATAGGTCGGCATGTGTAAACTTCCACCCCCTCCCCCTGTACCTCTCCTTGTACGTACGGTCATGGTACCATGATGATGAGAATGCCAGCACCAGTTTGAACTTTGAAGACGACTCCCCATTTAATCAGCTACGACATCTGTATCAGCTGTAACTTGCAAGTCTCACTTAAGCATTTATTAAGGAAAGGGAACCCCTGGATGATTAATTAAGTAATCAGTCGCTGCAACTGCAACTCGATCAGCTGTCATTTCCGCCAATGCACCAGTTCCTTTGGCTCTAATCCAAATTTTCAAATATAAACACGACCTGAAATTAGAAACGGCGCGCGACCATGAAGCGAAATGGCCGACGCGCGCTGCCAAGGCGACGCTGACAGGCTGAAGGCGATGGAGAGGGACTCGTGCGCTTTGCCTCAGACAGCACGGAACCATTTACAGTTTTCAGGAGGCAAAACGAGAGGGACTATCCACCTGACGTGTGGGGGCCGGTGACGACTGATGAACACTTCGATTGGCGCTTTCCCGGGGTGAATCGGCTCCGAGATTTTGGTTTGAATCGAGGGGGGCGGAGCACTGGCGATAGTTCAGTGGATGGTGATCTGCTCTCGAGTTGCCTCACGACTCTGAACTCTCCGCGAGTGACCGGCCGGCGCCGCACCCAGGTTGATAAGGACATGTATAGTGCAAAGTGcttattttttcttctttttttaaaTATAATATATTACGCAAGTAAACCGCCTcactaaaaaccttccagtcccccttAGGTACCCGCAGTAAGAAAAAAAGTGCGTAAGAAACTTGCTGCTCCGAGTTCAAATCACGGTTACATCGTTAAAAAGGAATTGCAACATCAAGATAGG encodes:
- the LOC124657303 gene encoding NAC domain-containing protein 41-like, producing MEMRAGEAPRQLLPPGFRFHPTDVEVVLQYLRRKALSRPLPAAVIPVVDAAALPDPWDLPGASEGEAAYFFSLRQAPTGAGGGRRRRAASGYWKATGKEKPVLVQLKGPSGSGSGKQVLVGVKTALAFHRGKARSSRTEWVMHEYRLAGVAADQKQSGNGSQGCEWVVCRVSLKSRARRPASAGDAETTAAVHLQDDARDHHQQSSPSSSCVTDTCHASDHQDEVSSRTSQ